ATCATAGCACCGACTCCTCCCCAGTGCTGCGAAGCAGTTGCTGGTCTAGTTAGTTTGGTTGCCCCATTACTTTTCTCTGTTGACTTCAGGCCTTACTTTACTATACACGACCCTGAATTTTCCATTTTGAACTCTCTCCCAGAGGGGGCCATTTTTCCTCCAATGGTTTTAGGTGTCACAAACCTCTTTTTCTTAAAAGCACTGCATAACATGCCTCACATAGTTTCAGTTGGAACTCCTATTTCAAATTCTGGTCGTCTGAACTTTGATTCAAGGCCTTCAAATGGGGGAATTTCTGCTCAAGAAGAACGATTGAACTTCCAACATCTTTCGGTGAGGAAGTTTACTGCTGCAAATTTCTTGAATGCAGTAAAGTTGAAAAGAGATGGTCCTTTGTGTTTAATGACAGAACACAAAGAAGCCTTATGGTCGAATTATGCTTCAGTGACAAAGCCAGATACCTCTATCTTGAATAGACTTGTTGATGCTGGATTATCTCCGAGGGTTGAGGAGTCGATGTCAGTTGTTAACAATGATATATTACGCCGCCATTTTTTGGAGCTGACTACTAACTTTTTGGCCCCTTTTGGTCCATATTTTAGAGCAAATACACCATCTGAAGGTTCATCTCCATATTCTGACCCACCTTCTCTACCGTCTTTCAGTACTGAGGAATTCTTATCAACTTTATCAGAAAGAGGTCCTGGGAAGTTTATACTGAAGAGAACGAAGTCAAATTGGCTAGATCTCTACAGGTACTGAATAAGGGATAGACATTCACCACCTGCTATGAGAAGGGTTTCTCTCGATAGATAATTCTTCAACTTTTTGTTTAAAGTATCTGTGAAGAGAACATCTCTCCCAACTGGACCTGAAATATTGTTTAATGGTTTTGGAATTATTTCTCTGGTCTTCTTTctatcaaaattatttttacatcGAAAAGAAATGTTTATCACATGAAGCGTTTCTCCTTATATTACTTCAGTCTGAAATGAATTGTTTTTTCATGTTTGGCAATCATGTTCAGTCCACTTCTTTCTGTCCTTGTCATACATATTTAAAATGTCAATATAAACATTACCAGATGGGGCTACAAAATTTATATGGCTTCTAGTGATGCTTTATCCTCATGCTTATCTGCTGAGtcctaaattttttatattgctCTTGATATCCTTGATCTATATTTACTCGTCTAGAATATTTGTTTTGTCTATATGTTTTGTGACTTTCtaaaatggatatttattttacATAAATGCAGGCGTTTCTTGAAAGGACACAACTTTCTGCCATGGTTTCGTAGAAAACGTGCTGTTGCTGAGCAAGAACAGTATAAAATGTGGAGACAAGCTAGAATTAAGAGCAACATAAACCAGTTGATAGCTAAGATGTCTGAATTGGAAATAGTCGATTCCTTCAATGCAATTGAGAGAAACCTCCAAGGAGAAATGCAggcatgtttctttctgtaatttcttaaaaaaaattatattaacttGGGTATGTGATGATTTGTCGAGGATTTATTTAAATCCTCGTGCATATATTTTCCTCAATCCCTTATCTTGTTTCAAAATATCGTACTGCCTTGTGTCCTTTTGCTTTTCCTTCTATGGATTTTTTCATTGGAAGAAAGTATTCGAACCaatctttattttttctttgtTCTTCTTGTCTTCCATTTCTCTTGTTtgatttttcacaaaaagtGGGATGCAGTGGAATGTACTTGATAGGATTCTGGAATCGGGGCACACACATTATGACTATCTGAACTGGAATGATGTGGCAATAGCAGTTGGTTGAGAAATGCTGGAGGAGGTTAATCGATTGAATGGTTCAGTATTTGAAATGCATTTGAAAGTGCCCTACTAGATGAgaaaataaatgcataaaaaaagtAAAATGTGCAAAAATAAATAACACAATTATTGGAGATCAAAGTCTAAATTCTCATGTTCCTTCCGCCTCCTGTTGGGGAGAAATCCGCTAGATGATTCTTGAACCTCATTATACAGTGCAAAGGCATCACCGTCTATTCATCTGATATGTATAATATGTGAGCAGTTGACTATTCaataaatgaaaattgaaaTTCTAAGATAGTTCAAAATCTTTAGGTTAATTAATCTTCTAATTGATGCAACCCATCTACTTGGTTCCGTCTATTTCTTTTTGGCTCTTCTATATTTGGTATGGTGTTAGaacaatgtatatatatttttcaccATGTCTGTGTGAACTCTTTTGCAACTTATCTTGATTTATACCAATCGATTGTACCATTAGATTTGTCTTCGTCAGCAAACACCAACTTGTAACCTAGATGTAGGATTTGTACAAATAGGACTGAGGCCCCATGTCCCTTGAGATACATTTCACAATCCATTGCCTCTCCAGTACCGATGGGCCATTTTTTCTTGACAGTAGTTAGAAATAAAAACAATAGAGAAAGAGAAACGAACTCATGGAAACTGATCAGCGAAGAATTTTCAATAAAGGATGAGCAGTGTTGGAGCACTTACCCTTGCGAGTAATGACAGGTATATCCAAATAAGAAGAATGTGGTTGATATTTGAGATATATGTTTGAGGACTCAACGTTGATCAGGATTGCAGGAGGAACACTGCGTGTATTCCTTCATTGATGCATTTGAAGTGGGCCAAGATAGAGACATCCTTGGTCGGAGGATCAATAGGTTGAGGAAGCAGAACAGAGAGACCGGAAGCATTCACATCACTTTTCAGAGGattgaaaaatatgaaatatggagaaaactcgaagaaaagTGCATCAATGGATGTAAAGTATTGATAAGACTTGGAATCATAATAATACCCCTCTAGGGTATGAGAATATCCATAAAATGCACACTTGATAGATCGAGGGGATAACTTATCAAGACTAGGTCGAAGATCTTGAACAAAGTACACATATTCATAGACTCTAGATATCGAGGAAAAATTAGCTGTATTAGGATACAAACATGAAAAGGGATATCTCCATGAAGAGATGGACTGTTTATGCAATTTTACTATGGTGCCAGTAAAGGATTTGGTGAAAATCAATCAAGTAGTATAGAACCAAAAAGAAACATCAAAGGAGGGAGGAGGAAAGAAAATTTGTTACTGCCGTTGAACAGTTCCGATTTTACAGTTCACGTGAACAGTTGTTAACGAATTTACTATTCACGTGAACCAATGCACAattgttttttcaaaaaaattatcgGGTGTACAATTTTGGAACAATGTAAGAGAAAACCTTGAAAAGAAGTGAATTAATATAATTGAAACGTACAGGTGATCGCCTATATTAGGAGAGATATAGGATTAATGGGTATACAGAGGTGTTTACCCATAACGAACAGCATattaaaattattcttcaaCATATTGCACTTATCATTGCTGGTTGCTGTTGTCATTTTTTTATATCAGATATCCATATGTGTATTTCCCAATTATTTTCATTATCTCACATTGCAGTACGGAAAAGCAAATGAAGATACTGAAGATGTCTGCAAGAAATTGAAGAAAGATCTCCAAATTGTATTTAAAGTTCTTCCAAAGGACTTGCAGCAACTTCTTATAATGAACCCCAGCAGAGCGTGTCTTTTACGAGAAAGCCTTGACTGCTCAGATCTTCCTGGGCATCCTGTTCCGACTGGTGGCAATGTATCTTCTGCTGAATCTCAATGACACGCAGATATATTCACAAATACTCTTGTATCAGCTATGTATGTACACGACCATGGTCATGCATTAAGCAGGACATGGAAGAAGTTGTAGTCTACCTCACACTCTTGGTATTGCGGGAACTCTTGATGCCCCTTTAGGTCAGTTTTTATCTCGAACTGCTACCGACGATGTTCTTGGAGcatcatatttaatttagtCAGTCAAGAACGAAATGAATGGATTATACAAATTTAGGAGCTCGTATAGTACCACAGGTTGCGATGAAAGAAGGAACATTTAGTCAGTCAAGAGAAGTTTTTTGTTGAACCTTTTTAGTCCCAAGAATGTAATTTGTTGTTTTAGCAACTGGTTGATTATAGCAGCATGCTTGTTTGCGGTTGATCTTGATTATTCATATATAATTTGTGGTAATTTAGGAAATTAAAATCGGAGTTATTTGtgtatttatatagatatattaTCGAAGATATAATTTAATACCAAATGGTAGGAAAGTACATTATTTGTATTAACTATGGAAAAATGTAAATTTCTATTCTTCAAGGCCTCAAAAGGAAAATGTAAATGTTTATGGTTTCACCTTGCATTCTTCAAAAGATGTATAGAAATTATGAGTTTTTTTCCCCAATCGAGGTAGAAGTGTTTCCACCAATTCCTATATTGATTTGGCCATCTTAAGGTATGTTGGCCTAAAACTTTTTTGGGACCAATGAAAGATGTgtaaaattaagaaaataaatCGAAAGTACAAATTTTACACTTGTCGAACAACCAATATTAATGtgtgtaaaaaaaaaagaaaaaacagaAATGAGGTATTTCAAAAGTCAatttgagagagagagagagagagagagagagagagagtagTGACTTGCCCATGCCTTTTAAAATAAGTGTTAATGACTTGATGTATTACCAGTAAATTCACATCGTTGATTTTCTACACATTGTGCATAAAATCTACGAATAAAGCGAACAACATTTTTAAGATCTCAATCTCGTGTAAGATCTCACAATGTTTCGTACTTTATAATTGTTTTAAAATCTCACCTCAGTCGTTATGAACCTAGTTAGTTTTTAATAACCACAACTAAGTAAAGACTGTATTGAATGTATTTCAACCAAACTATTCTATTCCACCAGAGTAGAATGTTACTTAGCTCTGAATCAAACTTATCTGATATCTCATATGCTTCTACTTTCACTGAGTGATTTGAATTGAAATTCCCCGCAAACAACCAATTAGCAGAGCTGTGATGAAAAAGGATGAGCAAACCTAGCCTACCGAACGAAAGGAAACCCGGCTTTACCTCTAGGTAAAGCCCTCAAGGTCAATAAGTAAGGGAATTAAAGTAATAGGCCTCCTCTTCTAGGTTGACTCTTTTCCGAACTCTTCTTTTAGAACCGAGCAAGCCAGCGTAAACTATTTAAAAAAGATAAGTAACAAAAATTACTATTGAATCTCCGGATATAGAATAAGCGGattttatttatgcatgtttaCTGTGCGTGAGtagttttttctttttaatttataCATCCAAACAAGATACATTTTTCATAAACAAATGCCATTTTTGTGcaacttattttatttttagtatagATTGTTCCTTGAAGTTAGGTAGGTGGTTGAGTCGAAGATTAGTAGAATGTGATTTAAAACAGAGAGACATATTATATTTCTTTTTACAGGATTTACCCGGGCAAACTCAAAAACATGGGCTTAAAATCCATCTTCATGTGCATGACAAGTGCTTTTGAAGGAAATGGGGGAGTTGGAACACAAAAAGAAGATCAAAATTAACTTGTGGCATTAtcagggttttttttaaaaaataatttaaattttaaaatttatttaaaaactaatttgaaaaaaataagttTTGCACAACTAATGCAATCCGCGCGGACGCTCCTACGTGGAGCTTACCAAGCGCGGACGCTCCTACGTGGAGCGCCACCCACGTGTCCCTACTCCATTCATCCAATTCTTATCTTACCGCGCCCACGTGTCCCTACTCCATTAATCCAATCCTTATCTTACCCGATTCCTTCTTCGTTCCTTCCCTTCTCTTATCTTTACTCTCTCATTCATCGGTTTCTCAATTCCTCaccgaatttttttttgaaaaagttgAGAAGATCTAGAGCATAGTTCAGAATGACAGATAATCGAAATCCAGAAGATCTCAGTGTCCTCTATTTACAAGCGACACATATGTCATTAAGCGTGTCTTCGTTAACAGTTGATGATATTGTCAAAGTGAAGAGGTCGGACCATTTGATTTGGAAGTTGTATACTGATAATTATTTATACAGGCGTGTACTCgcatatttaaatcatatggGTTTTTATGGAGTTTTAGAATGTGGCTCTCAAGTTCTTGATAATCATTTGATTACTGCGCTTGTTGAACGTTGGCGACGCGAGACACATACGTTTCATTTTACATGTGGTGAAACAACAGTGACATTACAAGATGTTTCAATAATTTGGGGTCTAACAATTGATGGTGAAGCAGTAACTGGAGTAGATGTGTCACATAAAATTGAGGAATGACAACACATATGTTTGGATTGTTGCCAGCCTCAAATTATTTGAAAGGTGGTCATCTATCTATGACTGCACTACAAGATCATTGTATATCTAACCTTGTTAATGATGAAACTTCAGAAGTAGATGTTGTGAAA
This is a stretch of genomic DNA from Primulina eburnea isolate SZY01 chromosome 11, ASM2296580v1, whole genome shotgun sequence. It encodes these proteins:
- the LOC140805808 gene encoding uncharacterized protein, which gives rise to MSRSPSFSVKSELVSEVDEKALHQWVAAFCIIRFDLEQGQLIDECYPPGCLTQNEELQVAFSSFPDSASQHLNRSSIHDCIFFFRIRRHEKLPVSNIGSSKTNEVDNNSILQWPLYADPQKGKNHNDSRYLYGFVFNRQRHDERLKRGGEQKSVVILSHSPYSSVFRPLLQIMGPLYFDIGKKALTHIANCVSMWPTPEPGNLMVLPIGNALLKVNLPPSHSLPSDSGIFEDSASSLAPLLPSKLSVPQGLFHDSDLFGTFRGLLMHLWKLWEVLLIGEPILIIAPTPPQCCEAVAGLVSLVAPLLFSVDFRPYFTIHDPEFSILNSLPEGAIFPPMVLGVTNLFFLKALHNMPHIVSVGTPISNSGRLNFDSRPSNGGISAQEERLNFQHLSVRKFTAANFLNAVKLKRDGPLCLMTEHKEALWSNYASVTKPDTSILNRLVDAGLSPRVEESMSVVNNDILRRHFLELTTNFLAPFGPYFRANTPSEGSSPYSDPPSLPSFSTEEFLSTLSERGPGKFILKRTKSNWLDLYRRFLKGHNFLPWFRRKRAVAEQEQYKMWRQARIKSNINQLIAKMSELEIVDSFNAIERNLQGEMQYGKANEDTEDVCKKLKKDLQIVFKVLPKDLQQLLIMNPSRACLLRESLDCSDLPGHPVPTGGNVSSAESQ